The nucleotide window GTCCACTTTAACGGCGGGGCTGAAGGACTGGATCCCGAATATTTCCTTGAGCTTCTTTCCAATTTCATCGCTGACTTCACCATTAAGCAGGATGAACATCCTGTCGCGTTCCGCTTTGATGACAGCGTTTGGATAGTCGCTCAATGCCCTTTTGATATTTTTTCTTAGGCGGTCAATGAATTTATTTCTATTTCTTCCTTTGGTCGATATTTCACCATACCGAACCAATATACGGTCATACATCATTTCTTTATAACCTCGCTTAAATGTTTTACAGTCCCGGCAATTGCCTTTGCCGCTATTTCTGCTTCTTCTGCTGTATTGCTGTAGGTCAGGCTGATCCTGATCGCACTTTCCGCTTCTGCGACAGGAATTCCCATTTCCAGGAGTGTCTTGCTGGCAGCCTTTTTCTTCGAGGAACAGGCACTTGTCGTTGAAACATAAATATCCTTCTCTTCAAGAGCATGAACGAATGTTTCGGCCTTCAATCCGCTGATGGAGAAATTCAGGATATGGGGAGCGCTTTTTTCCTCCGGCGTGTGAATGGTAATTTCCTTGATATGGCTGATGCCGTTTCTTAATATTTCCATTGCTGACTTCATTTGATCCAGCTTTTCTGCCCGCAGTTCAAGCGTCATCCTGAGCGCTTTTGCCATGGCTACCATTCCTGCAACGTTTTCGGTCCCGCTCCGTTGCTTCCATTCCTGATTGCCGCCGGATAATAAAGGAGACAGCCGGACCCCTTCTTTCATAAACAAGGCCCCCGTCCCTTTCAGCCCATGGAATTTATGTCCGGAAATCGTCGCTAAATGGACCCCCGAATGGTATAAGTCCAATGGCACCTTCCCAATTCCCTGGACGAAATCAACGTGAAAAAATGCCTTTGGATACTTTTTCAAAACTATCCCGATTTCCTCGATTGGCTGGATTGTGCCGACTTCATTATTGACATGCATGACAGACACAAGGATTGTATCCTCACGAAGTTCCTTCTGGATTGAATCCGCACTGACAAAACCGGTGGAATCTGGTTTCACATATGTTATTTCATACCCGAGCGATTCGAGCTGTACCATGGCGTTTTGGACAGATGCATGTTCAATGCTTGTCGTGATGATATGCCTGCCCCTCTCCCGGTGAGCCATCGCAATCCCCTTGATGGCAAGGTTATTGCTCTCTGTTCCTCCTGAGGTGAAAAGGATTTCCGTCTCTTTGACCCTCAGCAGCCTGGCCACCTGGGACCTTGCCTGCTGAAGCAGCTTTTCTGCCTGTCCTCCGATTTTATGGAGTGAAGATGGGTTTCCATAGAAATCCTCTGAGACTTTTATAAATGAATCCAATACTTGTTTATAAGGTTTGGTCGTTGCGCTGTTGTCAAGATAGATCATCAGTGTTCCCCCTTGCTCCAAGACCTTGCTAACTAAAAATCATATCATAATAACATTTCAATGAGAAATGATGAAAAATTCTAAAATCCATTCCCAAAAAAACAGGCCTCCAATCGGAGACCATGCTTTATCACTTTTTATCTGAGAGCATATGCTCTATTTTCTTTATTGCACCTGGATCCACTTCTTCAATAGATGTAGCTGCCTGTTCAAGTGCTTCGCGATAATCGTAATTCCGGAAATGCTCTTCTGCTTCACGTAACCCTCTTTCGACGGAAGGGTAACGGCTGCGGTATCTGTTGCCATACTGGATGACGCGTTCAGCCAGCATGACTGTCTCGACGATTTCCTCAGTCGAGGTTTCAAGCTTTTCAACTGTCAGGACGGCGATTTCCAGATATTGCTGAACAGCAGGAATATCCAGCGGCTTTTCCTCAAGCTTATCATTGACCTGCTTGATGCTTTCATGCGCATCTTCCAGCAGGTATTTGTATTCCTGTGAAAGGCCAGGCATATTGCTTTTGGAGACAGTGCGGATCAGTTCGGAAATCTTTTTAGAAAGTCCCCTTACTTTATCACGTGCTGCCAATTCATCCTTTCTCAGGGCGCTTAGCTTTTCCATCAATTCTTTTTGCTCTACTACTAGCTGATCAAGCTGTTCTTTCGCTTCTTGAAGCTCCAATTTGATCATGCTTTGTGCTGTATCGTTTTCGGTAATTCTATGGTCGATCAGTTCAAAGCGCTTTAGCAGGCCCTTGAGCTGCTGCTCAACATGAGTTTGTGCCGAAAGATCTTTTTCAGTCAGATGATAACTCTCCTGTATATGCTTTGTTTCTTCCTTAAGTGTCTTGTTTTCAGTGATTGCTTTCACAAGTACTTCTTTAGCAACATGTTCCGTGTTTGTAATATATCGTTTAGCCAGGACTTCTTCTTCAAGCATGTCGAACAGTTTTTCAAGTCGCTCCTTCAAACCCTGGATGCCCTGTTCGGCGTTCTCGACATCACCTTTTTCAAGAGAACCAAGATAGCTCGCCAATTCATTGCTTATTTCCTCGATTTCACTATCGGCATTCAGATGATCCAATACATAGCCCTGTTCCTTCATCTCTCTTACGCCATCTTTCAGATCGCTGACCTGGGCCGGGATGGCCGACTGGCAATCATGCAGAAGTGCAGGAATGGATTCCATTTTCGCGGATACCTGTTCAAGCAATGACTGGATGGACAGAACCGTTTCCCTTGCTTCAAGATAATTTCCGTTTTCGGTCTTCTCGTCAAACTCGATGAACTTTGCCTGAATCTCTTCAAGCACAGCCTCGAGGCTGGCTTCTGCACTTCCATAGCTATGGCGATGCGTGAGAAGGTTTTTCTTATTCTCTCGATAATTCTCTTTAAGACCATCGATTTCCTCACGGTTCTTTTCTTCGCTTCCTACAAGTTCATTCAACTCGCCTAGAATCTTCTTGATCTTATCTTCTGTTTCAGTCAGCTTTCGGTCAATGACTTCCAGAGATTCCTTCGCCTTCTTGAACCTGTACTTATCGATATACTCCTCCGCGTCAAACAGGTAATCCTCGATGCCCGGAAGCTTTGAAGTAACAAGCTCGTCCCACTCCTGGCGCCAGCGCTCAAAAAGCTCTTCTGTTTGCCCGGTCATGTTCAGCTGTTTTACCTTTGACATTTCATCCAGTACAGGCCGGTTCATGATATCGATTTTCCAGGACTCATAGCGATCGACCTCACTGTAATATTTTCGTTTCATAAAATAGCCGATTAAAAAAAGAATGATTAGTATCGCGATACCGCCAATTATGTACTCCATTATTATCCCCCTGGCCTCACAAATTCCAAGTTCTGAATCCTTCTATATAAAATCTCTTGATAAATGCGTGTATAATGTAATTATATTACCATGTTAACGACAATTTTTGACTATTAAATTCATATTTTTTGTTGAAATTGTCCGAATTAGGCCGATTTAACTTGAATTCTTACAAAAGAAATCACTTCTGGAGGTGCATTTCCCTGAAAGACGGACATGTCCACACGGCTTTTTGCCCTCACGGGACAAATGACAAAATCGATGATTATATACAAAAGGCCCTTCAGCTCGGCTACAGTGAAATCACGTTTGCCGAGCACGCTCCATTGCCGGAAGGATTTATCGACCCGACGCCATTACAGGACAGCGCAATGGCGCCCGAAGACCTGGATTCCTATTTTCAAACCATCGCAGAAGCAAAGAAGAAATATGCGGGAAAAATAAAAATCAATACCGGATTTGAGATTGATTTTATCGAAGGGTTTGAAGGACAAACGGCCGATTTTCTGAACAAATACGGGCCGCTTCTAGATGACGGCGTAATGTCGGTCCATTTTTTAAAGAACGAGTCTGGTACATATGATTGCCTGGATTATAGTCCAGACCATTTCGGGAAAATGGTGGAAGCTTATGGTTCAGTGGAAAAGGTTCACCGGCATTATTATCAAACAGTACTGAAATCAATCCTCGCTGATTTGGGGCCGTATAAGCCAAAAAGAATCGGCCATGTGACCCTGGCTAATAAATACCAGCTGAAATACCAGCTCAGAAATGATTGTACAGATGAAATCATTGAAATACTGGAGAAGGTGTCAGAACTTGGCTATGAACTGGATTACAACGGAGCCGGTACGGCAAAGCCATTATGCCGTGAACCCTATCCGCCCGAATGGGTAATCAGTGAAGCCAAAAAACGCGGAATCCAGCTCGTGTACGGATCTGATGCCCATCAGGCAAAGGAACTGGGACAGGGACTGGAATTCATGGGGATAAAAAAATAAGGAAACCGGCAGATTTTCCGGTTTCCTATATATTTATTAACATTTTCTGATGAGCCTGCTGTTCCGTGCAAAGGGTTCCTTTGATCCAATGTGAAATCTCATCGCTGTATTTGTCCGCAAAATATTTTTCATGCGGCTGTACATGAAGAACTTCTGTAACATAATGGGTATTCAAAAACGGCATCTGGAGAAGACCTTTTAACTGCAAAATACTGTACTGGACTGAATGCTTTTTGAATTCTCCGTTCTCAATCCCGGCTTCAAGGACCTTTTTGAACATATAACGTTCTTTTACATGGTAGGTCGACATGATTTCCCTGACAACTTGCGAGTCGATCGTCATCTCTCTTAATATGAACCTTGTTAATTGAATGTTTTCGCATTGGTATCTCAATACATTTTCAACCATCGCATTCAGGCAGTACTCTGGACCGTATTCAAGGAAAGAAAAACCTTTCTCCAGCTCTTTAAGATAGCTTTCAAAAAAAACCGTAAAACAATTTTCGAGGAGTCCATTCTTGTTCTGGAAGTAATATGAGATATTCGCTGCATTCACGTCTGCCCTTGCTGCAATGTCCCTCACTGATGTTCCATTGAACCCCTTCGTATTGAATAAGTAGATGGCCGCATCAATAATCGCAGCTTTTGAATTTTTTCTCATTGCTCCGCCCCTCGCTTTCCGCAATTAACCTTACTGTTTATCTTTCTGGAAATCATTAAAATTTCCTTTATAAAAAGCTCGACAAAGTCTCCATTGTTTCGCCGATTTTTGATACAATGTAGAGTAAAACTTCATGAATTAGGGGGAATAACGATGTTTAACGTCGAAACATACAGCGGAAGCCGCGAAAAAAATTACGACTTGGTGATTAAACAACTGAAAGCACTAATTGAGGATGAAAAGAATTCTATTGCCAACTTGAGCAATGCTTCTGCACTTTTGAACCAGTTTCTTGACCGCATCAACTGGGTCGGCTTTTATCTGATGGAGGATGGCGAGCTTGTCCTCGGACCGTTCCAGGGACTTCCTGCCTGTGTAAGAATTAAACTTGGAAAAGGTGTTTGCGGTACGGCTGCATCCAAAAAAGAAACAGTAAGGGTTGAAGATGTCCATGCCTTCCCTGGCCATATCGCCTGTGATGCTGCCTCCCAATCTGAAATCGTCGTACCAATCCTGAAAAATGGAAACGTTATTGGTGTCCTTGATATCGACTCGCCTGAAAAAAATCGTTTTGATGAATTGGACCAGCAAAAGCTGGAGGAATTCGTTGAAGTGCTTGCACAGTCTATCTAAATGAACGAACATACTGAACCCCTCCTGGATTTCCGGGAGGGGTTTGATTTGTTTTATTAAATAGAGCCTGTTTCCATTGTGCTCTCTTTTCTTACTGATTCAAATGCCATCTCAAGGTCATCCCTTAAATCTTCCCACGCTTCCAGTCCAACCGAAAGCCTTAGCATATTCTCTCTGATCCCCATTTTTTCTCTCGCTTCCTTCGGCACGACCGCATGTGTCATTGTCGCCGGATGCTGGATCAATGTTTCTGCATCACCGAGGCTGACGGCGATTTTAATGAGTTTTAATTTGTTGATGAATGCCTGTGCCTCTTTCTGGCCACCTTTTATGTTGAAGGAAATCAGTCCGCCCGGTTTGCGCATTTGCTTTTTCGCGATTGCGTAATCAGGATGCTTTGGATCGCCAGGGAAAATGACTTCTTCCACTGCCGGATGCCCGGACAAATAGGATGCCAGTTTTTCAGCATTTTCACAGTGACGGTCCATCCTTACAGGAAGTGTCTTCAAGCCGCGAAGCAGCAGCCATGCATCGAAAGGTGAAATCACCCCGCCGATATCCTTTTGGGTAGTCATCGCGATTTTAGACATGATCTCCTTAGGACCTACAGCTACACCAGCAATCACATCTCCATGCCCACAAATATATTTTGTTGCGCTATGGATGACGAAATCGCATCCAAGCTCAAGCGGATTCTGCAGATATGGTGAACTGAAGGTGTTATCGACGACGACCGGAATACCCTTTTCTTTCGCGACGTCTGCAACCATCTCCAAGTCAACCAGTCTCATCGTTGGGTTAATTGGTGTCTCGATATAGATGACTCTTGTCTCCGGGGTAATAGCGGCCAGCACTTCTTCCCTTGTCGCCATCATCGAAAAATCATGATTGATATCATATTTTTCTTTCATAAGCTGCAATAGGCCAAATGTGCAGCCATATACACCCTGTGAGCAAAGTATATGGTCCCCAGATCTCGTCAGTGCCACTAATATCGCAGAGACAGCAGCCATCCCTGACCCAAACGCAAGTGCCTTTTCCCCTTTTTCAATCGCTGCCATCCTCTCTTCCAGCATGGCAACAGTCGGGTTTCCAAGCCGGGAATAGATGAATCCCTCTTCCTCTCCGGCGAAACGCCTTTCCCCTTGCTCCGCGCTGTCAAAAGTGAACGTGCTGGTCTGAAATAACGGGGGAGCAAGACTTCCCCTGAATTCGTCCGATTTATATCCTGCATGGATTACTTCTGTCTCGAATCTTTTCTCTCCCATTTCGATTCCTCCTATATTTGTAAGCGTTTACAAAATACCCCCATAAACAGGATATGATATTTGCCCTGATATGGAAAGTGATTTCACTCACAGCAGCTGAAAAAGTCCTGTGTTCTGCTAAACGGAAAAAGCACTCATTTCTGAGTGCTTCTTAGAAAGGCGTGAGCGCCTTGATCAGCCCTGACAAGCGTTGGAGGTCCGCCAATGAAATCGTCCTTGACTTCATTGGCGGACCGAAACGACTTGAGGGACTAGACGCTAGCTGGCCAATTCCCAATGTTAAATTTAAACCTCATCACTAAAATCAAACTGGTTTTCATTCTGGACCACTACTTTGTTCTTACCGGAGCCTTTTGCTTTATAAAGAGCCTGGTCCGCCCTTTTGAACACGGTCTTGGTCGTATCTTCCTGTCCCCTGATCCATGTGGAAACGCCGCATGAAATCGTGACATTTGGATTCGTATGTTTCTCGACTTTATCTACAAGCCTGTTGGCAATCATGACTCCGATTTCCAGTGGAGCTCCTGGCAGGTAAATCGCGAGTTCCTCCCCGCCCCATCTGGCACCAATATCCGTGCCGCGGATATTTTTGGCTATCTGCCGGGCCAGCTGGATGAGCACTTCGTCTCCAACCTGGTGGCCATACTGGTCATTCACACATTTAAAATTATCAATATCAATTAAGATGAAGGTTCCCTGCGCATCCTCAAGCATCGACAGATTCATTTTTTCATCCAGATAGCCTCGGGAATACAGCTTTGTCAAATGATCCGTCACGACCATTTTCTCCAATTCTTCACGAAGCATCGAATTGGTGAAAGCTAAAGTCGAATGGTGGATGAGGGACTGCAGCAGCTTGAATGTATCGAATGCAAAGTGATATGGCTCCTCATGCATGACAAGCGCGAACCCCTTTAAATCACCGCTCTGGATCATCGGTACACACATTACCGAGCGGAAATGCGTAGAAGCACCCCCGATATCATATGAAATATCCCCTATGAACAATGGTTCCAGATCCTGCTTGACCCGTTTGGCGACTTTCAAAATATAATTGGAAGCCTCCTTTGAAAAGAAGAAACTGGTGCTTCCCTGAAGGACGGAGTAATCAAGATTGTCTTCATCAAGCATGATAAAACCGACTTCCCTGGCATCGAAGGACTTGATGATCCTTCCGCATATAAACTTCATCGTATCTGTGAGGCGAAGGCTTGTATTCAATTGATGAGATGTTTCATTAATTAGCTGCAAATCTGCAATAAGCTTCCTTGATTGCTCGTAAAGCTTCGCATTCTCCAGTGCGCTTCCGGCGGTATTTGCAAGGAGTTTAATGAATTCTACTTCGTTTTGCGGAAACACAAGCGAGTCCGGGGCAATGACCTGCAGCACTCCGTATACGCCCTGTCTTCCTTTTAAAGGTGCATACATGATGGAGTTTTTATCAATGACTGAGTCCTCGAACTGAATCTTACCGCTCACATAAGATTGCATGGCAGTCTGATTTTCACTGTTGTACTCAAGGTCTTTTACCGGCAACTCTCCGTAGCCCTTGTGGTCATGGGACAGCAGGAGATAATAGGTGAACGAAGGATACACTTCTCTTAATGTGGTAATGATTTCATCGAGCACAGCATCCATATCCATTGTCGAGTGGAATTTTTTCGTTACCCTGAATAATTGCTTATACCGTTTTTCTTCTTCCGTTGTCTCCGCAAGGGTGTGGATTTTTTTTATGAACAAAGCACACTCGTCAACAAGCCTTTCCAGAAGGCTGTCCGAAAGGCGCTCACCTGAAGCGCCATTCATTTGAATAGCACATAAATTCTTAACATTTCCCTTTGCATCTAGGACAAACGCTAAATCATATTGCGGGAGAAATTCTGGATTTTTTTTAAATGATTGTGGGGTTTCAGTCAGTTTGCCTATGAGACATTCCGGGAAATTACCCGTAATTTCCTCATTCAGATCGCTGCGGGTCGTGGCCTCAAGAATCATGCCATGCTCCCATTCCTCGCATCTATATAAATCGACCTCAGCTGCCTGGAGAAGTTCTTTTAGCAAAGTCAACATTTGCGAGAGGATGTCCGTGACAGACAATCTGCCCGTGCTGATTAATTCAAAGAACCTGCTTTTCAATTCCAATATTGTTTCCCGTTCTACCAATTCTTCCATATGTATCACCTGTTTTAAAATCACTTCACAGCGATTTGTAAGTAGCTGTTTTACAGGCAGCAGCCTGATTAAGAGAAAATGATTCATCACGTGGCAAGGCAATATCCAAATATTTGAAAAATAAAATAATTACTATTTATTATATCATAGACCTAGTAAAATAGTATGATATATAAACCAAAGTTTTCGGAAGAATTTCATCTTAAAAAGGCAATGACTTGAAATATCCCCTTGACTTTATTGGCACAGAAATTATATAATACTCTTTGTGTAAAATATCGCAGCCTATGTGATCTGCATGATGTATGTATTTTGTTCCTCAAACCTGGTTTGATGGTGTATCTCGTAACCCGCTGCTGCTAGGGCGAAGGTACATGAAAACAAAATACCCATGATGGTTAATCACAATCTGTTTTTATTTTACAAAATAAAAACTAAGGAGGAGTCATTCATGGCTCGTTATACCGGCCCAAGCTGGAAACTATCCCGCCGTCTTGGAATTTCACTAAGCGGTACAGGTAAAGAATTAGAAAAACGCCCTTACGCACCAGGTCCTCATGGTCCTAACCAGCGTAAAAAGCTTTCCGAATACGGATTGCAACTTCAAGAGAAGCAAAAGCTTCGTCACATGTACGGAGTTACTGAGCGCCAGTTCCGTAACTTGTTCGACAAAGCAGGCAAAATGCCTGGTAAGCACGGTGAAAACTTCATGATCCTTCTTGAAGCTCGCCTTGACAACGTTGTTTACCGTCTTGGTCTTGCTCGCACTCGTCGTGCAGCTCGCCAGTTAGTAAACCACGGCCACATCATGGTTGATGGCGCACGCGTAGACATCCCATCTTACCGCGTAGCTCCTGGCCAGACAATCACACTTCGTGAAAAGTCTCGCAACCTTGATGTAGTTAAAGAAGCAATCGAAGTAAACAACTTCGTACCTGACTTCTTGACTTTCGATGCAGACAAGCTAGAAGGAACTTTCACTCGTATGCCTGAGCGTTCTGAACTTCCAGCTGAAATCAACGAAGCTCTTATCGTTGAATTCTACTCTCGTTAATAGAGTGTTTGAAAAACCCCTGCCGATTTGGCCGGGGTTTTTTGTTTCATTTATTCCACCAACATTTCACATGAGCCAGCCTATTATATTCGGGTTGGTCGATATCTACTCAATTGTGGTCGATATATTTGAAAATCCGCCGATATTTTTGAAAGTATGGTCGATATATTTAAAAATCCGCTGATATATTTGCAAAAGTGGTCGAAAAAGTGAAAAACTGATTTCATTCTTATAGAAGAAACAGCCTCCCGGTATCCCAGGAGGCTGTTTTTATGATGTTCTCCGCATAAAACATCAAAATTAGCGAAAAACTCTAGTATTTAATCATAAAGTACTTCTTCTTGCCGCGGCGGACAATCGTAAACTGCCCTTCGATCTTATCGGCATCGCTTAGGACGTATGCTGTATCGGTTACGCGCTCTCCATTAAGGGAGACTGCACCATTTGATACATCTTCACGTGCCTGCCTCTTCGATGGCGAGATTTTGGCAGCCACCAGCAAGTCGACCAATCCTTGTTCTTCTTCCCCTTCTACTGTAAAAGAAGGAACATCTTTGAAGCCTTGTCTGATTTCGTCCGCACTCAGGTTTTTGATGTCGCCGCTGAAAAGTGCTGCGGAAATCCTGATTGCCTGTTGAAGGGCTTCTTCACCATGGATCATGCGAGTCATTTCTTCAGCAAGAGCTTTCTGTGCCTTGCGCAGATGCGGTTCTTCTTCAACTGCTTTTTCCAGAGCTTCAATTTCTTCCTTTTCGAGGAAAGTAAAGAACTTCAAGTATTTCACAACATCTGCATCGGCGGTGTTGATCCAGAACTGGTAGAACTCGTATGGAGAAGTTTTTTCAGGATCGAGCCATACTGCTCCGCTTTCTGATTTGCCGAACTTGGTTCCATCAGCTTTCGTTACAAGCGGAATCGTCATACCGTATGCCTTGGAGCCTTCTGCAGACATTTTACGGATCAGTTCAAGTCCGGTGGTAATATTGCCCCACTGGTCACTTCCGCCAATCTGCAGTTTGCAGTCATGCTTTTCGTATAAATGGAAGAAATCCATTGCCTGCAGGATGGTGTAGGTGAATTCTGTGAAGGAGATCCCTGTTTCCAGTCTTGAAGCGATCGTATCTTTTGCCAGCATGTAATTCACGCCGACATGCTTGCCGAAGTCACGCAGGAATGTCACTACATCCATGGAACCTGCCCAGTCGTAATTGTTGACCATCAGTGCACCATTATCGCCTTCTACGTCAAAAATTTTACCTAGCTGCTTCTTAATTCCATCAACGTTAATCTGTACTTGCTCCAGCGTTTGCAGTTTACGCTCCTCACTCTTGCCGCTCGGATCGCCAATCAATCCGGTTGCTCCGCCAACAAGGACGATCGGACGGTGGCCCGCATTCTGGAATCGGCGCAGTGTCAGGAATGGAAGAAGATGCCCGATATGCATGCTGTCAGCTGTTGGATCGACACCACAGTACAGTGAGATTTTCTCCTTTGAAAGCAGGTCCTTCATTCCCTCTTCATCTGTTTGCTGGTAGATAATCCCGCGCCACTCGAGGTCTTTCAATAATTCCATTTCTAATTCCTCCATTCAAAATATATTTCGTAACCGGATTTTTTGCGAAAATAAAAAACGCCCCTGCAATAAATGCAGGGGCGCTAAATGCGCGGTACCACCCGGCTTGAAAACTAAAATAAAAAGTCTTCCACTCCATAAAATAACGGTTAAACCGTCCGCGGCTACTATGAATCCAGTTCACTGCGGCGCTCGGGGAGGTAATTCATCCTTCTGTTTGTACCGGCTCACAGCGGCCGCCGGCTTTCTGGAACATGGACAGAAGCACTACTTATTCCCTTCAAAGCTTTTTGCTATAAAGTTAATAAAGCATTTTTACCATAAAGCGATATATGTTGTCAAATTCGACATAAGTTTTCAGAAAAATTAAGATTAGAGTCTATTCGACAGCTTGTTTATGCTATAATGTATGTGATTTTAGGGGGAATGATATGAATGCATGAAGGAAAACAGGCTTGGAAAGAGAAGCTTAAATCCTTTGGTGCTTTTTTTACGAATAAAAAGACCGTAAAAGGAGCCCGGATTACTTACTCGGTTGTCTGGAACATATTGCTTTTATTGATTATTGTACTGGTCCTCGGTGCGGGCTTTGCCGCAGGAACAGGGGCCGGGTATTTTGCATCCCTTGTCAAAGATGAACCAATCCGGCCATATGAAAATATGAAGAAGGATATTTACAACTATGAAGAAACATCGGATTTATATTTTGATAACGATGTTTATCTTGGCAAGCTCAGAACCGACCTTTACCGCGAGGAAGTAAAGCTTGACGATATGTCAAAGTATTTGGTCAATGCGGTCGTGGCAACAGAAGATGAGTATTTTTACGAGCATGATG belongs to Mesobacillus sp. AQ2 and includes:
- the tyrS gene encoding tyrosine--tRNA ligase gives rise to the protein MELLKDLEWRGIIYQQTDEEGMKDLLSKEKISLYCGVDPTADSMHIGHLLPFLTLRRFQNAGHRPIVLVGGATGLIGDPSGKSEERKLQTLEQVQINVDGIKKQLGKIFDVEGDNGALMVNNYDWAGSMDVVTFLRDFGKHVGVNYMLAKDTIASRLETGISFTEFTYTILQAMDFFHLYEKHDCKLQIGGSDQWGNITTGLELIRKMSAEGSKAYGMTIPLVTKADGTKFGKSESGAVWLDPEKTSPYEFYQFWINTADADVVKYLKFFTFLEKEEIEALEKAVEEEPHLRKAQKALAEEMTRMIHGEEALQQAIRISAALFSGDIKNLSADEIRQGFKDVPSFTVEGEEEQGLVDLLVAAKISPSKRQAREDVSNGAVSLNGERVTDTAYVLSDADKIEGQFTIVRRGKKKYFMIKY